Proteins encoded by one window of Hafnia alvei:
- a CDS encoding Maf family protein, whose amino-acid sequence MSPLILASTSPYRRALLEKLGVEFICAAPDTDETPQDEESATDLVQRLAQEKAHSLSEKFPNHFIIGSDQVCVIDGKIVGKPGSVENAHQQLRAASGKVITFYTGLCVLNSHTMQKEIICEPFHVHFRRLTDDEIHAYIKLEMPLYCAGSFMCEGAGILLFSQLEGRDPNALVGLPLIALNEILLKFGYNALLEGKNKA is encoded by the coding sequence ATGTCACCTTTAATTTTAGCCTCTACTTCGCCCTACCGCCGAGCTTTACTTGAAAAGCTCGGTGTTGAATTCATTTGCGCCGCGCCCGACACGGATGAAACCCCACAAGATGAAGAGTCAGCAACCGATCTCGTCCAGCGCTTAGCACAAGAAAAAGCACACTCTCTGAGCGAAAAATTCCCTAATCATTTTATTATTGGCTCCGATCAGGTCTGCGTTATTGATGGGAAAATTGTCGGAAAACCGGGTTCAGTTGAGAATGCGCATCAACAATTACGAGCCGCTAGTGGAAAAGTCATTACCTTTTATACCGGTCTCTGCGTGCTAAATAGCCATACAATGCAAAAGGAAATTATTTGTGAGCCTTTCCACGTTCACTTTCGCCGCTTAACCGATGACGAAATCCACGCCTACATTAAACTCGAGATGCCGCTGTACTGTGCAGGTAGTTTTATGTGCGAGGGTGCCGGTATATTGCTGTTTAGCCAGCTTGAAGGCCGCGATCCTAACGCATTAGTGGGATTGCCTTTAATTGCACTCAACGAAATTCTGCTTAAGTTTGGCTATAACGCATTGCTTGAAGGTAAAAATAAAGCATAA
- the rluC gene encoding 23S rRNA pseudouridine(955/2504/2580) synthase RluC — translation MNMNNTSVKLVTIAADEAGQRIDNFLRNQLKGVPKSMIYRIVRKGEVRVNKKRIKPEYKLQPGDEVRIPPVRIAERDEAPVSAKLDKVAALNDCIIFEDDHLLVLNKPSGTAVHGGSGLSFGVIEGLRALRPEARFLELVHRLDRETSGVLLVAKKRSALRALHEQLRMKGMQKDYLALVRGQWQSHCKVVQAPLLKNILQSGERIVRVNAEGKPSETRFKVEERFEHATLVKASPVTGRTHQIRVHALHAGHPIAFDDRYGDRDFDAELKGTGLDRLFLHAAALRFEHPNTGETMRVEAPMDKKLRHCLDVLRKTKAS, via the coding sequence ATGAATATGAATAACACCTCAGTAAAGTTAGTCACGATTGCCGCCGATGAGGCAGGGCAGCGTATTGATAATTTTTTGCGCAATCAGCTGAAAGGCGTGCCAAAAAGTATGATTTATCGCATCGTGCGTAAGGGCGAGGTGCGAGTTAATAAAAAACGCATCAAGCCAGAATATAAATTACAGCCGGGCGACGAAGTTCGAATTCCACCGGTGCGAATTGCCGAACGAGACGAGGCTCCCGTGTCGGCGAAGCTGGACAAAGTAGCTGCGCTGAATGATTGCATCATCTTTGAAGACGATCATCTACTGGTGCTGAACAAACCGTCGGGTACCGCCGTGCATGGCGGCAGTGGCTTAAGCTTTGGTGTTATCGAAGGACTGCGCGCATTACGTCCTGAAGCGCGTTTTCTTGAACTGGTGCACCGCCTAGATCGTGAAACCTCCGGTGTATTATTGGTCGCTAAGAAGCGTTCTGCACTGCGCGCGTTGCATGAGCAACTGCGCATGAAAGGGATGCAGAAAGACTATTTGGCGCTGGTTCGCGGTCAGTGGCAGTCGCATTGTAAAGTTGTGCAGGCGCCGCTACTTAAAAATATTCTGCAAAGCGGCGAGCGTATTGTTCGCGTTAATGCGGAAGGTAAACCGTCTGAAACGCGCTTTAAGGTTGAAGAACGTTTTGAGCATGCGACCTTGGTGAAGGCCAGCCCAGTAACGGGCCGAACTCACCAAATCCGCGTGCATGCACTGCATGCTGGCCATCCGATTGCCTTCGACGATCGCTATGGCGATCGTGATTTTGATGCTGAGTTGAAGGGAACTGGCCTAGACCGCTTATTCTTGCATGCTGCCGCATTACGCTTTGAACATCCGAACACCGGCGAAACCATGCGGGTGGAAGCCCCTATGGACAAGAAATTGCGCCATTGCCTCGATGTGTTGCGTAAAACCAAAGCCAGCTAG
- the rne gene encoding ribonuclease E: MKRMLINATQQEELRVALVDGQRLYDLDIESPGHEQKKANIYKGKITRIEPSLEAAFVDYGAERHGFLPLKEIAREYFPNNYSSHGRPNIKDVLREGQEVIVQVDKEERGNKGAALTTFISLAGSYLVLMPNNPRAGGISRRIEGDDRTELKEALSSLQLPDGMGLIVRTAGVGKSAEALQWDLSFRLKHWDAIKKAAEGRPAPFLIHQESNVIVRAFRDYLRPDIGEILIDNPKILDLAKQHIAALGRPDFSSKIKLYTGEIPLFSHYQIESQIESAFQREVRLPSGGSIVIDSTEALTAIDINSARATRGGDIEETAFNTNLEAADEIARQLRLRDLGGLIVIDFIDMTPVRHQREVENRLRDAVRQDRARIQIGRISRFGLLEMSRQRLSPSLGESSHHVCPRCNGTGTVRDNESLSLSILRLIEEEALKENTNEVHAIVPVPVASYLLNEKRESVSAIEKRQDGVKVIVVPNDQMQTPHYNVVRVRKGEETSTLSYLLPQLHEAETLTAEEEPVLERKRPEQPALAAFSLDVEAPPAETAAPVVAAPAAKTAAQPAAPAQPGLISRFFSALKNMFAGSEPEQKPAVEVTAPVEEPRRQNQDRRNNNRRQNGRRDRNDRSDRSNDRNERNNDRNDRGERTERSNERNNDRNSNREDQRRNRRQSTQPANADVNVETANVEQRDEQQPRREPRNNDRQRRRTEDKRQAQQEVKALENNDAAVANEAEENSREENQHMPRRQRRQLTQKVRFTTQAEDDAAAALAKASVPAVVTAPVVAETAPQAEPALQQNSDDEGFRDNRQGENGMPRRSRRSPRHLRVSGQRRRRYRDERYPTQSPMPLAFAAASPEMASGKVWISYPVAQPAIAETEVETQTVAIEQPIEQAPVSPVNESVAEQPVIVEESASESVVDVEPVVESDVVESDVVEPAASAPVVEKPVASAPVVATSAAAVPAAFDAIVPAQVIHDEPATVEETTSVVEESVADDKPVVVEAAVVEETISEAPVVTETTVAESVVEENAAEETHAEPTTIDATAAETPVVEETTVEETVAQVVVEEPVVQPVVAAKPVIVVAAKAQRVASAPMTKAPAPEYVPSAPVVSNWQRPTLDLQSKGGAGGHAAVSQATAPATKPPAVTD, translated from the coding sequence ATGAAAAGAATGTTGATTAACGCAACTCAGCAGGAAGAGTTGCGTGTTGCCCTTGTAGATGGACAGCGTCTGTATGATCTGGATATTGAAAGCCCAGGTCACGAACAGAAAAAAGCGAACATTTACAAAGGGAAAATAACCCGTATTGAGCCAAGTCTGGAAGCTGCTTTTGTAGATTACGGTGCTGAACGACATGGTTTTCTCCCCCTCAAAGAAATTGCCCGCGAATATTTCCCAAACAATTACTCCTCACATGGCCGTCCAAACATCAAAGATGTTTTACGCGAAGGTCAGGAAGTTATTGTTCAGGTTGACAAAGAAGAGCGTGGCAACAAAGGCGCAGCACTGACCACGTTTATCAGCCTTGCTGGTAGCTACTTAGTACTGATGCCTAATAACCCACGCGCTGGCGGAATTTCTCGTCGCATCGAAGGTGATGACCGCACAGAATTGAAAGAAGCCCTTTCTTCTCTGCAGTTACCCGACGGCATGGGCCTTATCGTTCGTACCGCAGGCGTTGGCAAATCAGCCGAAGCGCTGCAATGGGATCTGTCATTCCGTTTGAAACATTGGGATGCCATTAAAAAAGCCGCTGAAGGCCGCCCTGCTCCGTTCCTTATCCATCAGGAAAGCAACGTTATTGTTCGCGCATTCCGCGACTACCTGCGCCCAGACATTGGCGAAATCCTGATTGATAATCCAAAAATTCTCGATCTGGCCAAACAGCATATCGCCGCGCTGGGACGTCCTGATTTCAGCAGCAAGATTAAACTCTATACCGGTGAAATCCCGCTGTTTAGCCACTACCAAATCGAATCTCAGATTGAGTCAGCGTTCCAACGTGAAGTTCGCCTGCCTTCCGGCGGCTCCATTGTTATTGACTCCACTGAAGCCCTGACAGCTATCGACATCAACTCCGCACGCGCTACACGCGGTGGTGACATCGAAGAAACCGCATTCAACACCAATCTTGAAGCCGCTGATGAAATTGCTCGCCAGTTGCGTCTGCGTGACCTTGGTGGCCTGATTGTTATCGACTTCATCGATATGACGCCAGTTCGTCATCAGCGCGAAGTTGAAAACCGTCTGCGTGACGCTGTTCGCCAAGACCGCGCGCGTATTCAGATTGGTCGCATCTCTCGCTTTGGCCTGCTTGAAATGTCTCGTCAACGCCTCAGCCCATCATTGGGTGAGTCAAGCCATCACGTTTGTCCGCGCTGTAACGGCACCGGCACCGTGCGTGATAACGAGTCACTTTCACTCTCCATCCTGCGTTTGATTGAAGAAGAAGCGCTGAAAGAGAACACCAACGAAGTTCACGCGATCGTCCCTGTGCCGGTTGCCTCTTACCTGCTGAACGAAAAACGTGAGTCTGTTAGCGCCATCGAAAAACGTCAGGACGGCGTTAAAGTTATCGTTGTGCCTAACGACCAGATGCAAACTCCGCACTACAACGTAGTTCGTGTGCGCAAAGGTGAAGAGACCAGCACCCTAAGCTATTTGCTGCCTCAGCTGCATGAAGCGGAAACGCTGACCGCCGAGGAAGAGCCGGTTCTGGAACGTAAACGTCCAGAACAGCCAGCGTTAGCCGCTTTCTCACTGGATGTTGAAGCGCCTCCTGCTGAAACAGCGGCTCCAGTCGTTGCAGCGCCTGCGGCGAAAACCGCAGCACAGCCAGCAGCGCCCGCGCAGCCAGGCTTGATTAGCCGTTTCTTCTCTGCACTGAAAAATATGTTTGCAGGTTCTGAACCTGAGCAAAAACCCGCTGTAGAAGTTACAGCGCCAGTTGAAGAGCCTCGTCGCCAAAATCAAGATCGTCGTAACAATAATCGTCGCCAGAATGGTCGTCGTGATCGTAACGATCGCTCTGACCGTAGTAATGACCGTAACGAACGTAACAACGATCGTAACGACCGTGGTGAACGTACTGAACGCAGCAACGAGCGTAATAACGACCGCAATAGCAACCGTGAAGACCAGCGTCGTAACCGTCGCCAGTCAACACAACCAGCTAATGCTGATGTGAACGTTGAAACAGCCAACGTTGAACAACGTGATGAGCAGCAACCTCGCCGTGAGCCACGCAATAACGATCGTCAACGTCGTCGCACTGAAGATAAGCGTCAGGCCCAGCAAGAAGTTAAAGCGCTGGAAAACAACGATGCCGCAGTAGCGAATGAAGCTGAAGAGAACAGCCGCGAAGAGAATCAGCACATGCCGCGCCGTCAGCGTCGCCAACTGACTCAGAAAGTTCGCTTTACGACTCAGGCTGAAGACGATGCCGCCGCTGCTCTGGCCAAAGCATCTGTCCCTGCCGTTGTTACTGCGCCAGTGGTTGCTGAAACCGCACCACAAGCTGAACCAGCACTGCAGCAAAACAGTGATGATGAAGGGTTCCGTGATAACCGCCAAGGTGAAAACGGTATGCCACGTCGTTCACGTCGCTCTCCTCGCCATCTGCGTGTGAGTGGCCAACGTCGTCGCCGTTATCGTGATGAGCGTTATCCAACTCAGTCGCCAATGCCGCTGGCATTTGCAGCAGCATCACCTGAGATGGCTTCTGGCAAGGTGTGGATTAGCTATCCAGTAGCACAGCCGGCAATCGCGGAGACAGAGGTTGAAACACAGACTGTCGCTATTGAACAACCGATTGAACAGGCACCTGTTTCGCCGGTTAACGAATCTGTAGCTGAGCAGCCTGTCATCGTTGAAGAGTCTGCTTCTGAATCTGTAGTCGATGTTGAGCCTGTTGTTGAATCAGACGTTGTTGAATCAGACGTTGTTGAGCCAGCCGCTTCTGCGCCAGTTGTCGAGAAACCGGTCGCATCCGCTCCGGTCGTTGCGACCTCAGCGGCAGCAGTTCCAGCGGCGTTTGACGCCATCGTACCAGCACAAGTCATCCATGACGAACCCGCTACTGTTGAAGAAACAACATCAGTAGTTGAAGAATCAGTTGCCGATGACAAACCAGTTGTCGTTGAAGCCGCAGTGGTTGAAGAAACTATTTCTGAAGCGCCTGTCGTAACAGAAACCACAGTGGCAGAATCTGTCGTTGAAGAAAACGCGGCTGAAGAGACTCACGCTGAACCAACGACCATTGACGCAACTGCGGCTGAAACGCCAGTGGTTGAGGAAACGACAGTTGAAGAAACCGTTGCTCAGGTAGTTGTTGAAGAGCCTGTTGTTCAGCCAGTCGTAGCGGCGAAACCTGTCATTGTCGTCGCAGCTAAGGCTCAGCGCGTAGCATCAGCGCCGATGACCAAGGCTCCAGCGCCAGAGTATGTACCTTCTGCGCCAGTCGTCAGCAACTGGCAGCGCCCTACTCTGGATTTGCAGAGCAAAGGCGGTGCCGGTGGACATGCGGCGGTAAGCCAAGCAACGGCGCCAGCGACTAAGCCACCAGCGGTTACTGACTAA
- a CDS encoding putative quinol monooxygenase, with the protein MSEVRIVATLIAKPEHKAAIHSAVERVVEPSRQEMGNIQYDLHEEIGHKGTYVFFEVWASQEAVDRHNNTVHFQNFVKEVEGKLETLDIKVLHQIA; encoded by the coding sequence ATGAGTGAAGTTCGTATAGTTGCAACTTTAATAGCTAAACCTGAACACAAAGCGGCTATTCACAGCGCGGTTGAGCGTGTCGTTGAGCCAAGCAGACAAGAAATGGGCAATATCCAATATGACCTCCATGAGGAGATTGGACATAAAGGAACCTATGTTTTCTTCGAAGTATGGGCGTCTCAGGAAGCGGTTGATCGTCATAATAACACCGTTCATTTCCAGAACTTCGTAAAAGAAGTTGAGGGAAAACTGGAAACACTCGATATTAAAGTACTACATCAGATAGCCTGA
- the pyrC gene encoding dihydroorotase: MTVMQHALKIRRPDDWHLHLRDDEMLKTVLPHTSQHFARAIVMPNLVPPITSIAQAQAYRQRILDAVPAEHNFTPLMTCYLTDGLDANELISGHADGVFTAAKLYPANATTNSKHGVTSVLGLYPLFEQMQKSGMPLLIHGEVTLHDVDIFDREARFIDEVMLPLRQNFPELKIVFEHITTREAAEFVTEGDEYLAATITPQHLMFNRNHMLVGGIRPHLFCLPILKRSTHQEALRKAATSGNTRFFLGTDSAPHSRQRKESSCGCAGVFNAPTALQAYAAVFEQENALQHLEAFCSLNGPEFYNLPVNDSHIELVREPVTIEESIPCGDDTLIPFLAGETVQWTVKA, encoded by the coding sequence ATGACCGTAATGCAGCACGCCCTTAAGATCCGCCGCCCAGATGACTGGCATCTCCATCTTCGCGATGACGAAATGCTGAAAACCGTTTTACCACATACTAGCCAGCACTTTGCCCGTGCTATTGTGATGCCTAATCTGGTTCCGCCGATCACCAGCATTGCTCAGGCACAGGCCTATCGCCAACGTATTCTTGATGCTGTTCCAGCAGAGCATAACTTTACGCCACTGATGACCTGTTATTTAACCGATGGCTTAGATGCCAATGAGTTAATCTCTGGCCATGCCGATGGCGTATTTACCGCTGCCAAGCTTTATCCCGCAAATGCAACCACCAATTCCAAGCATGGCGTAACCTCCGTGCTAGGGCTTTACCCTCTATTTGAGCAAATGCAGAAAAGCGGCATGCCGCTGCTTATTCATGGCGAAGTCACACTGCACGATGTTGATATTTTCGACCGCGAGGCGCGTTTCATTGACGAGGTGATGCTGCCATTACGTCAGAATTTCCCTGAGCTAAAAATTGTCTTCGAACATATTACCACCCGAGAAGCCGCCGAGTTTGTGACTGAAGGTGATGAGTATCTCGCGGCCACCATTACGCCACAGCACCTGATGTTTAACCGTAACCATATGCTGGTTGGCGGTATCCGCCCGCATTTATTCTGCCTACCAATATTGAAGCGCAGCACCCATCAAGAAGCCCTGCGTAAGGCCGCGACCAGCGGTAACACACGCTTCTTCCTTGGCACAGACTCTGCGCCTCATTCACGGCAGCGTAAAGAGTCTAGCTGTGGCTGTGCGGGGGTATTTAACGCACCCACAGCGCTCCAAGCCTACGCAGCGGTATTTGAACAAGAGAATGCGCTACAGCACCTCGAAGCATTCTGCTCTCTCAATGGCCCCGAGTTCTATAACTTGCCAGTTAACGACAGTCATATTGAGTTGGTACGTGAACCCGTTACTATCGAAGAATCTATTCCCTGCGGCGATGATACGCTAATCCCATTCTTGGCTGGTGAAACCGTTCAATGGACGGTAAAGGCCTAG
- the fetA gene encoding iron efflux ABC transporter ATP-binding subunit FetA yields the protein MNNTENLLELRNICFSADQQIIIDNLSLTLQPKELKVITGPSGCGKSTLLKIIASLFPPTSGDIFLKGKNILTLKPEAYRQQVSYCFQTPILFGDTVKDNLQFPYKIRGDKVDLEKIKRGLLQFDLPLHSLDKKIDDLSGGEKQRVALLRNIQYLPKILLLDEITSALDDKNKQIVHQVIDDLITHAGIAVLWVTHNSDEISQSHNLLRMTKYEAPEAKQ from the coding sequence ATGAATAATACGGAGAACCTACTTGAGCTCCGAAACATTTGCTTTAGCGCAGACCAGCAGATCATTATCGATAATCTCTCACTTACGCTTCAGCCCAAAGAGCTTAAAGTTATCACTGGCCCTTCTGGCTGTGGTAAAAGCACCCTGCTAAAAATTATCGCCTCGCTGTTTCCTCCAACCTCGGGTGATATTTTTCTCAAAGGTAAAAATATCCTCACTCTGAAACCAGAGGCGTATCGCCAGCAAGTTTCATACTGCTTCCAAACCCCAATTTTGTTCGGCGATACGGTCAAAGATAATCTTCAGTTTCCCTATAAAATCCGCGGCGATAAAGTTGATTTAGAAAAAATAAAGCGTGGGTTGTTACAATTCGATCTTCCTCTGCACTCGCTAGATAAGAAAATCGACGATCTCTCTGGCGGAGAAAAACAGCGCGTTGCTTTGCTACGCAACATTCAATACCTGCCAAAGATCTTACTGCTGGACGAAATAACCAGCGCGCTAGACGATAAAAATAAGCAAATCGTGCATCAGGTGATTGATGATTTAATTACCCACGCCGGCATAGCTGTTTTGTGGGTCACCCACAACAGCGACGAAATCAGCCAGTCTCATAACCTTCTGCGCATGACAAAATACGAAGCACCAGAGGCCAAACAATGA
- the fetB gene encoding iron efflux ABC transporter permease subunit FetB, which produces MSEHNITDQSLIMALALVAIALLISGKEKLGLEKDIIWSVTRAIIQLIIVGYVLKYIFNIDHALLTLLMVLFICVNAAYNAKKRSKGLSHAFVISLIAIVTGTALTLAVLIGSGSITFTPMQVIPISGMIAGNAMVAVGLCYNNLRQRFADEKQKVQEMLSLGATPKQSSASIIRASIKAALIPTVDSAKTVGLVSLPGMMSGLIFAGVDPVKAIRYQIMVTFMLLSTASLSTIIAGYLAYKKFYSDRSQLL; this is translated from the coding sequence ATGAGCGAACATAACATCACCGACCAATCGTTAATCATGGCATTAGCCCTTGTAGCTATTGCCCTACTTATCAGCGGTAAAGAAAAACTCGGGTTAGAGAAGGATATTATCTGGAGCGTTACCCGTGCGATTATTCAGCTCATTATCGTTGGCTACGTACTTAAATATATTTTCAATATCGACCACGCGCTGCTCACACTGTTGATGGTGCTTTTTATCTGCGTCAACGCGGCCTATAACGCTAAAAAACGTAGCAAAGGTTTAAGCCATGCTTTCGTTATTTCTCTTATTGCCATTGTGACCGGCACCGCGCTCACGTTAGCCGTTCTGATCGGCAGCGGCTCCATTACGTTCACCCCCATGCAGGTCATTCCCATCTCCGGCATGATTGCAGGTAATGCGATGGTTGCCGTCGGATTATGCTACAACAATCTGCGCCAGCGTTTTGCCGATGAAAAGCAGAAAGTCCAAGAGATGTTGAGCCTTGGCGCGACACCTAAGCAATCATCTGCTTCCATTATTCGTGCCAGTATAAAAGCAGCGCTAATCCCCACCGTTGATTCCGCCAAAACCGTTGGCTTAGTCAGCCTGCCTGGAATGATGTCTGGTTTGATTTTTGCGGGCGTCGATCCGGTAAAAGCGATTCGCTACCAAATCATGGTGACATTCATGCTGCTTTCTACAGCAAGTCTTTCCACCATCATTGCGGGCTATCTTGCCTATAAGAAATTTTATTCCGATCGTTCACAGTTATTGTAA